In a genomic window of Roseiflexus castenholzii DSM 13941:
- a CDS encoding LacI family DNA-binding transcriptional regulator has translation MKATIKQVAQRAGVSVATVSYVLNGAGVVTDETRRRVLDAIAELNYQPQYAARSMRGRSHTLGVTLPSHPGRLAEPALAEVLSGLADAAAVRGYFLLLATAGADQDETELCLSLARSRRVDGLVLLDMLVDDPRAQALAAAGIPHVCAGPPPAGVDSPSVVIDMRAAAVDAVRHLLSLGHRRIGLIQLPSDLAVSESIVEGYRQALTDAGLPFDPTLVVESGRTEEDGYQAMTELLATSRAPTAVLAGSDELAFGAMHALNDARLIVGRDVALVGLDDLPLAAHVNPPLTAVRQPRRAQGQQLAILLDDAIMKRNASLRMVTLSARLIIRRSSGSAWRAAEGVN, from the coding sequence ATGAAGGCGACGATCAAACAGGTTGCGCAGCGTGCCGGCGTATCGGTGGCCACCGTCTCGTATGTTCTCAATGGCGCCGGCGTGGTGACCGACGAGACGCGGCGGCGTGTGCTCGACGCCATTGCAGAACTCAACTATCAACCGCAGTACGCCGCTCGCAGCATGCGTGGTCGGAGCCACACGCTGGGAGTGACGCTCCCGTCACATCCGGGGCGTCTGGCGGAACCGGCGCTGGCGGAGGTGTTGTCTGGTCTGGCAGACGCCGCCGCAGTGCGCGGCTATTTTCTGCTCCTGGCAACCGCTGGCGCCGATCAGGACGAGACGGAGTTGTGTCTGAGTCTGGCGCGCAGCAGGCGCGTCGACGGTCTGGTATTGCTTGATATGCTGGTGGATGATCCGCGAGCGCAGGCGCTTGCGGCTGCCGGTATTCCTCACGTGTGCGCTGGTCCTCCGCCTGCCGGAGTCGATAGCCCTTCGGTTGTTATTGATATGCGCGCCGCTGCGGTTGATGCCGTCCGGCATCTCCTCAGCCTTGGACATCGCCGGATCGGATTGATTCAACTGCCCTCCGATCTGGCGGTGAGCGAATCGATTGTCGAGGGATACCGACAGGCGTTGACGGATGCAGGACTGCCGTTCGACCCAACGCTGGTTGTCGAGTCGGGTCGAACCGAAGAAGATGGCTACCAGGCGATGACTGAGTTACTGGCGACTTCCAGAGCGCCGACGGCGGTCCTGGCGGGGAGCGATGAATTGGCATTCGGTGCGATGCACGCGCTCAATGATGCGCGCCTGATCGTCGGGCGCGACGTGGCGCTGGTCGGACTCGACGATTTACCGCTTGCGGCGCATGTCAATCCGCCGCTGACGGCGGTGCGCCAGCCGCGCCGCGCGCAGGGGCAACAACTGGCGATTTTGCTGGATGACGCCATCATGAAGCGAAACGCCAGTTTGCGTATGGTAACGCTGAGCGCGCGCCTGATCATTCGCAGGTCGAGTGGTTCGGCGTGGCGCGCAGCAGAGGGAGTGAATTGA
- a CDS encoding ABC transporter ATP-binding protein: protein MASIKYDHVWKRFGDFAALKDLTLDIADQEFLVLVGPSGCGKTTALRCLAGLEEVTDGAIMIGDRVVNDVPPKDRDIAMVFQSYALYPHMSVYDNMAFGLKLRKTPKAEIDRRVKEAAEMLHIGHLLDRKPKALSGGQRQRVALGRAIVRHPSVFLMDEPLSNLDAKLRVQTRAEISKLHQRLKTTFIYVTHDQTEAMTMGTRIAVMRDGVLQQLDTPQNLYDHPANMFVAGFIGSPSMNFFEATLVRGDGQVLVDFGPFQLPVPPSRVDAIADHIGMPIFFGIRPEDIHDSHYVPRGVDESARLMTVVNVVEPLGSEVYAYVENGGREMVARLDPRTKARTGETFEVIIDMTKMHIFDRDTERALI from the coding sequence ATGGCATCCATTAAGTACGACCACGTTTGGAAGCGTTTTGGCGATTTCGCGGCGCTCAAGGACCTCACCCTCGATATCGCCGACCAGGAGTTCCTGGTGCTTGTGGGACCGTCGGGGTGCGGCAAGACGACTGCGCTGCGCTGCCTCGCTGGCCTGGAAGAGGTGACGGACGGTGCGATTATGATCGGCGATCGGGTCGTGAATGATGTTCCGCCGAAGGACCGCGACATTGCAATGGTGTTCCAGAGTTATGCGCTCTACCCCCATATGAGCGTGTACGACAATATGGCATTTGGCTTGAAGCTGCGCAAAACGCCGAAAGCCGAAATTGACCGACGGGTCAAGGAGGCGGCGGAAATGCTGCACATCGGGCATCTCCTGGATCGCAAGCCCAAGGCGCTCTCCGGCGGTCAGCGCCAGCGCGTGGCGCTTGGGCGCGCAATTGTGCGACATCCGTCGGTCTTCCTGATGGACGAGCCGTTGTCGAACCTCGATGCCAAACTGCGCGTGCAGACGCGCGCGGAGATTTCAAAACTGCATCAGCGCCTGAAAACGACGTTTATCTATGTGACCCACGATCAGACCGAAGCCATGACGATGGGAACGCGCATCGCCGTGATGCGCGATGGTGTGTTGCAGCAGCTCGATACGCCGCAGAACCTGTATGACCATCCGGCGAATATGTTCGTTGCCGGTTTTATCGGATCGCCGTCGATGAACTTCTTCGAGGCGACGCTGGTGCGCGGCGATGGGCAGGTGCTGGTCGATTTCGGTCCGTTCCAATTGCCGGTTCCTCCGTCGCGCGTTGATGCCATCGCCGACCATATCGGGATGCCGATCTTCTTCGGTATTCGCCCCGAAGACATTCACGACTCGCACTACGTGCCGCGTGGCGTCGATGAGTCGGCTCGCCTGATGACGGTGGTCAATGTCGTCGAGCCGCTTGGTTCGGAAGTGTATGCGTATGTGGAGAATGGCGGCAGAGAGATGGTTGCGCGTCTCGATCCACGCACGAAGGCTCGTACCGGCGAAACGTTCGAGGTCATCATCGATATGACCAAGATGCACATCTTCGACCGCGACACCGAGAGGGCGCTTATCTGA
- a CDS encoding nitroreductase family deazaflavin-dependent oxidoreductase: protein MHPDLHTLAQLDFGYLTTTGRVTGKPHTIEIWFALHGRTVYMLAGNHASDWVKNARRTPNVSMTIGGFAFVGTARIVDQAEEDALARRLILAKYQPGYGEDLSDWGRTALAVAVDLNAVSETRPGML, encoded by the coding sequence ATGCACCCTGATCTGCACACGCTGGCGCAGCTCGATTTTGGATATCTGACCACCACCGGACGGGTGACGGGCAAGCCGCACACCATCGAAATCTGGTTTGCGCTGCACGGCCGCACGGTCTACATGCTGGCAGGCAACCATGCGTCCGATTGGGTGAAGAATGCGCGTCGCACGCCGAACGTCTCGATGACGATTGGCGGCTTTGCGTTCGTCGGCACGGCGCGTATCGTCGATCAGGCGGAAGAGGATGCATTGGCGCGTCGCCTGATCCTTGCCAAATATCAGCCTGGCTATGGCGAAGATCTCTCCGATTGGGGGCGCACCGCGCTTGCCGTGGCGGTTGATCTGAATGCTGTCAGCGAAACACGTCCCGGCATGCTGTGA
- a CDS encoding family 16 glycoside hydrolase — translation MHCLRRFALIGILALTLTGCSVSIGANPTATPEPRPTSTPRPTSTPRPTSTPLPTAAPTARPKPTIAPTTPSGPTGTGGGEIIPVTIDRLETFDHPGGLFSIDVPAGWNLEQDSNETNLLYLWMDAAENALIILAITETQEALTQDDLVERATAFVELFKDEKNFSMDPPEKLRSGGVQIIWSYTAQASGGVEAPLLANTFVYRDVDKVSLLTFGIPREQFNDLKPSLDAILQSYVIDPAVPLSGGESVQRFAFDFTRDEGKWVIDNSTSLQASIEGGVYRITLSDPDLYYLTAPDVTAANDMEVSADVLIQGNSRAGVAVRYGVGNPNNTRNYYTCWIDGGNQYGCFVSVNDRWTTLREPISSPAVKPGKVNRVSLRAEGDRIIFSVNGVEVQTFTDTSITRGQAALYLENFSTEAGAEFDNVMVTLVK, via the coding sequence ATGCACTGCTTACGCCGCTTCGCTCTGATTGGGATTCTGGCGCTTACGCTGACCGGATGCAGTGTCTCAATCGGCGCAAATCCAACCGCCACACCCGAACCGCGCCCGACTTCCACGCCCCGTCCGACCTCTACGCCCCGCCCAACGTCGACGCCCTTGCCGACCGCTGCGCCAACGGCGCGCCCAAAGCCGACCATCGCGCCCACGACGCCGTCGGGACCAACGGGGACAGGCGGCGGGGAGATTATCCCGGTGACAATCGACCGGCTCGAAACGTTCGATCATCCAGGCGGTCTTTTCAGCATCGATGTGCCGGCGGGTTGGAATCTGGAGCAAGACTCGAATGAAACCAATCTGCTTTATCTGTGGATGGACGCTGCGGAAAATGCGCTAATCATCCTCGCCATCACCGAGACGCAGGAAGCGTTGACCCAGGACGATCTGGTGGAGCGTGCCACTGCATTTGTCGAGCTGTTCAAGGATGAGAAAAACTTCTCGATGGATCCACCGGAAAAACTGCGCAGCGGCGGCGTACAGATTATCTGGAGCTACACCGCGCAGGCAAGCGGTGGCGTTGAAGCCCCATTGCTGGCAAACACATTCGTCTACCGCGATGTGGATAAAGTATCGCTGCTGACGTTTGGCATACCCAGGGAACAATTCAATGACCTGAAACCCTCGCTCGATGCCATTCTGCAATCCTATGTCATCGACCCGGCTGTGCCACTGTCGGGCGGCGAGTCGGTTCAGCGCTTCGCGTTCGATTTCACCCGCGACGAAGGCAAATGGGTGATTGACAACTCGACAAGTCTTCAGGCGTCGATCGAGGGTGGCGTCTATCGCATTACGCTCAGCGACCCCGACCTGTACTACCTGACGGCGCCGGATGTCACTGCGGCAAACGACATGGAAGTGAGCGCGGATGTGTTGATCCAGGGCAATTCGCGCGCCGGGGTCGCCGTGCGCTATGGCGTCGGCAACCCGAACAACACGCGGAATTACTATACCTGCTGGATCGATGGCGGTAATCAGTATGGGTGTTTTGTATCGGTCAATGATCGTTGGACGACGCTGCGCGAGCCGATCAGCAGCCCTGCTGTCAAGCCGGGGAAGGTCAACCGGGTGTCGTTGAGGGCGGAGGGGGATCGGATTATCTTCAGTGTGAACGGCGTTGAGGTGCAAACGTTCACCGATACCAGCATCACCCGCGGTCAGGCGGCGCTCTACCTGGAAAACTTCAGCACCGAAGCGGGCGCCGAATTCGACAATGTGATGGTCACGCTCGTGAAATAA